One genomic window of Moorella glycerini includes the following:
- a CDS encoding helicase-related protein: protein MARLEDLTRGASVKGILPDCLVTVVDIKWHGNTVVELTYKDSSGHLGSQLLFRYNEPVLEIVTRGQPWSFDAEGRLFRLVSEAKRIRLAYLFDPYLAVHTSLVEPLPHQITAVYGEMLKRQPLRFLLADDPGAGKTIMTGLFIKELLIRGDLCRCLIVCPGNLVEQWQDELERKFSLPFEILTNDRIEAARTGNVFKELPLCIARLDKLARDEYLQLKLQQSDWDLIVVDEAHKMSASFFGGEVKYTKRYRLGQLLSRITRHFLLLTATPHNGKEEDFQLFMALLDGDRFEGRFRDGVHAVDTSDLMRRMVKEELLKFDGRPLFPERIAYTVNYTLSDMEAYLYKEVTDYVREEFNRADALENEGRKGTVGFALTILQRRLASSPEAIYQSLKRRRERLEKRLKEEELLKRGATITLKEKDMPVLTEEDINDLEDAPETELTEAENLVVDQATAARTIQELRSEIEELKRLEKIAYKVRVSGTDRKWEELSQLLQDNARMFDAQGYRLKLVIFTEHRDTLNYLAERIRTLLGKQEAVVTIHGGMGREERKKVQEAFTQDKDVLILIATDAAGEGINLQRAHLMVNYDLPWNPNRVEQRFGRIHRIGQTEVCHLWNLVAGETREGEVFHRMFQKLEEERKALGGRVFDVLGKVTFANKSLKDLLIEAIRYGEQPEVRARLNQVVENALNHEALQQLLEERALARDTMDVTKVREIKEEMERAEARRLQPHFIASFFIEAFKLLGGSLREREPKRYEITHVPAVIRNRDRQIGNGEPVLPRYERVCFEKDLINLPGKPVAAFLCPGHPLLEATIDLILERNRDLLKRGAVLINPDDNGEDIRALFYIEHAIQDARTDPTGNRRIVSRQLQFVEIDKEGRAFNAGYAPYLDYRPATEAETELVTPLLAESWLQGDIEARALSYAITKLVPKHFTEVKNRKEEIVLKTMAAVKDRLTKEINYWDHRAEELKAQEQAGKINARINSEKARQRADDLAARLKRRLEELEQERHLSPLPPVVIGGALVVPQGLINRLKGEASGEGSLFARETKRIEHMAMQAVMSLERQLGFEPRDVSAEKCGYDIESRVPGTGKLRFIEVKGRLKGATTVTVTKNEILTALNKPEDYILAIVEVEGDNVRPVYIRCPFRREPEFAVTSINYNITDLMAAGEVLYGNRNAG from the coding sequence ATGGCTCGCCTAGAAGACCTTACGCGCGGAGCAAGTGTTAAAGGGATACTGCCGGACTGCCTGGTGACAGTAGTCGATATTAAATGGCACGGAAATACGGTTGTTGAGCTTACCTATAAAGACAGTTCCGGCCATTTAGGCAGTCAACTCCTCTTTCGTTACAACGAACCCGTTTTAGAGATTGTCACCAGGGGTCAACCCTGGAGCTTTGATGCCGAAGGCAGGCTGTTCCGGCTGGTTTCCGAAGCAAAGCGGATCCGTCTGGCCTATCTATTTGACCCTTACCTGGCAGTACATACTTCCCTTGTTGAGCCTTTACCCCACCAGATTACAGCAGTTTACGGGGAGATGCTGAAGCGTCAACCTTTAAGGTTTTTACTGGCCGATGACCCGGGTGCCGGTAAAACCATTATGACCGGCTTATTTATAAAGGAACTTCTCATCCGCGGCGACTTATGCCGCTGTCTGATCGTCTGCCCTGGCAACCTGGTAGAACAGTGGCAGGACGAGCTTGAGCGCAAGTTCTCTTTGCCCTTTGAGATCCTGACCAACGACCGGATTGAGGCTGCCCGGACAGGGAATGTTTTCAAGGAATTACCCCTCTGCATCGCTCGATTGGATAAGCTGGCCCGTGATGAATACCTGCAGCTCAAACTCCAGCAAAGCGACTGGGACCTGATAGTTGTTGATGAAGCCCATAAGATGTCCGCCAGCTTTTTTGGTGGTGAAGTTAAATATACCAAACGATACCGGTTAGGGCAGTTATTATCGCGGATTACACGCCACTTCCTCCTGCTTACGGCTACGCCCCATAATGGTAAAGAAGAGGATTTCCAGCTATTTATGGCTCTCCTTGATGGGGACCGGTTTGAAGGCAGGTTCCGGGATGGGGTCCATGCGGTGGACACATCCGACCTTATGCGTCGTATGGTTAAAGAAGAGTTACTTAAGTTTGATGGCAGGCCCCTGTTCCCGGAACGGATAGCTTATACAGTAAATTATACCCTTTCGGATATGGAGGCTTATCTCTATAAAGAAGTTACCGATTACGTCCGGGAAGAATTTAACCGCGCCGATGCCCTGGAGAATGAAGGACGCAAGGGTACCGTCGGCTTTGCCCTGACCATTCTGCAGCGGCGCCTGGCCTCGTCGCCAGAAGCGATTTACCAGTCATTAAAGCGGCGGCGTGAACGTTTAGAGAAACGCCTGAAGGAAGAGGAGTTGCTCAAAAGGGGCGCCACCATCACATTAAAAGAAAAAGATATGCCTGTTCTTACCGAAGAAGATATTAACGACCTGGAGGATGCCCCTGAAACAGAATTAACAGAGGCTGAAAACCTGGTCGTCGACCAGGCCACTGCTGCCCGTACCATCCAGGAATTACGGTCAGAAATAGAGGAATTAAAGCGACTGGAAAAGATAGCTTACAAGGTAAGGGTTAGCGGCACGGACCGCAAGTGGGAAGAATTATCCCAACTGCTTCAGGACAATGCCAGGATGTTTGACGCCCAGGGTTATCGTTTAAAACTGGTGATATTCACCGAACACCGGGATACCTTAAATTATCTTGCCGAACGCATTAGAACACTGCTGGGAAAGCAGGAAGCAGTGGTAACCATCCATGGCGGTATGGGTCGGGAAGAACGTAAAAAGGTCCAGGAAGCCTTTACCCAGGATAAAGATGTCTTGATCCTGATAGCTACCGATGCCGCCGGCGAAGGCATCAACCTGCAACGTGCCCACCTGATGGTAAATTACGACCTCCCCTGGAACCCCAACCGTGTGGAACAGCGGTTCGGCCGCATTCATCGTATCGGGCAAACTGAGGTCTGCCACCTGTGGAATCTGGTGGCCGGTGAGACCCGGGAGGGCGAGGTCTTCCATCGCATGTTCCAGAAACTTGAGGAAGAGCGCAAGGCTTTAGGCGGGCGGGTTTTTGATGTACTGGGTAAGGTTACCTTTGCCAACAAGTCACTGAAAGATTTGCTAATCGAGGCTATCCGCTATGGGGAGCAACCAGAAGTGCGGGCCAGGCTAAACCAGGTCGTTGAAAATGCCTTGAACCATGAGGCCCTGCAACAACTTCTCGAAGAGCGAGCCCTAGCCAGGGATACCATGGATGTCACCAAAGTTAGAGAAATAAAAGAAGAAATGGAACGGGCGGAGGCCAGGCGCCTGCAACCGCACTTCATTGCGTCCTTCTTTATAGAGGCCTTTAAATTATTGGGCGGCAGCCTCCGCGAACGGGAGCCCAAAAGATATGAAATCACCCATGTGCCTGCTGTTATCCGTAACCGGGACCGCCAGATAGGGAACGGTGAGCCTGTTCTTCCCCGTTATGAAAGGGTATGTTTTGAAAAGGATCTGATTAACTTGCCGGGCAAGCCCGTGGCCGCCTTCCTTTGCCCCGGCCATCCATTGCTGGAGGCCACAATCGACCTGATTCTGGAACGCAACCGGGATTTGCTTAAACGTGGGGCTGTCTTAATCAACCCTGACGATAACGGTGAGGATATCCGCGCTTTATTCTATATTGAACATGCCATCCAGGACGCGAGGACAGACCCTACTGGTAACCGCAGGATAGTATCAAGGCAATTACAATTTGTTGAGATTGATAAAGAGGGAAGAGCCTTTAATGCCGGATACGCTCCCTATCTGGACTATCGCCCGGCTACAGAGGCAGAAACAGAACTGGTAACCCCCTTGTTGGCAGAAAGCTGGCTGCAGGGGGATATAGAGGCGCGGGCGCTGTCTTATGCCATTACCAAACTGGTGCCCAAACATTTTACTGAGGTAAAGAACCGTAAAGAAGAGATAGTCCTGAAAACTATGGCTGCCGTTAAGGACCGCCTTACCAAAGAAATTAACTATTGGGACCATCGGGCGGAAGAGTTAAAGGCCCAAGAACAGGCTGGTAAGATTAACGCCCGGATTAACTCGGAAAAGGCCAGGCAAAGGGCCGACGACCTGGCGGCCCGCCTGAAAAGACGCCTGGAGGAGCTGGAGCAGGAACGCCATCTCTCCCCCCTGCCGCCGGTAGTCATCGGCGGAGCCCTGGTGGTTCCCCAGGGTTTGATTAACCGCCTTAAAGGTGAAGCAAGCGGAGAAGGCAGTCTTTTCGCCCGGGAGACAAAAAGGATAGAACATATGGCCATGCAGGCGGTTATGTCCCTGGAACGGCAGTTAGGTTTTGAGCCCCGCGATGTTAGTGCTGAGAAATGCGGCTATGATATCGAATCAAGGGTGCCCGGGACCGGGAAGCTGCGGTTTATAGAGGTTAAAGGGCGGCTAAAAGGGGCTACCACGGTCACGGTAACGAAAAACGAAATCCTCACGGCCCTAAATAAGCCGGAAGATTACATCCTGGCCATCGTGGAGGTAGAGGGCGACAATGTCAGGCCTGTGTATATACGCTGCCCATTCAGGCGTGAACCGGAGTTTGCCGTAACTAGCATCAACTATAACATTACTGACTTGATGGCTGCAGGAGAAGTACTATACGGCAACAGAAATGCCGGTTAA
- the tnpB gene encoding IS66 family insertion sequence element accessory protein TnpB (TnpB, as the term is used for proteins encoded by IS66 family insertion elements, is considered an accessory protein, since TnpC, encoded by a neighboring gene, is a DDE family transposase.), with product MLNEAGIDRVYLACGATDLRKSIDSLAVLVKEGFELDPFSSCLFVFCNRQRDKLKILHWEHNGFWLYYRRLEKGKFPWPQDTTSATITINRRELRWLLDGLPLKQPQAHPEVKARTIL from the coding sequence ATGCTAAACGAAGCTGGCATCGACCGGGTTTATCTCGCCTGCGGCGCCACCGATCTGCGCAAGTCCATTGACAGCCTGGCGGTGCTGGTCAAAGAAGGGTTCGAGCTGGACCCCTTCTCTTCCTGCCTTTTCGTTTTCTGTAACCGCCAGCGGGATAAACTAAAGATCCTCCACTGGGAGCACAATGGGTTCTGGCTTTATTACCGCCGGCTGGAGAAGGGCAAATTCCCCTGGCCTCAAGATACCACTTCTGCAACCATCACCATCAACCGCCGGGAGCTGCGCTGGCTGCTTGACGGCCTCCCCTTAAAACAGCCCCAGGCCCATCCCGAGGTAAAAGCGCGCACCATCTTGTAA
- the tnpA gene encoding IS66 family insertion sequence element accessory protein TnpA, with protein sequence MTKAELQALRATRIAEYQASGQSVREWCASQEGVSPRQLWYWLRKYKNQNVVSSGKSNRWLPVEISEKASIDQGHTLLVKIGPASIEVRPGFDPALLSQVVRVLVAIC encoded by the coding sequence ATGACCAAAGCCGAACTGCAAGCACTACGGGCAACCCGGATAGCCGAATACCAGGCCAGCGGGCAAAGCGTCAGAGAGTGGTGCGCCTCCCAAGAGGGCGTTAGCCCCAGGCAGTTATGGTACTGGCTGCGGAAGTATAAAAACCAAAACGTAGTTTCCTCTGGGAAATCCAACCGATGGTTACCGGTAGAAATAAGTGAAAAGGCATCTATAGATCAGGGCCATACTTTACTGGTCAAAATAGGGCCGGCCAGCATCGAGGTAAGACCCGGTTTTGATCCCGCCTTGCTCTCCCAGGTAGTCCGGGTGCTGGTAGCGATATGCTAA
- a CDS encoding helix-turn-helix domain-containing protein, whose translation MLGVVGTLANVAGFTAAFRAPHAAFAGAALLFALTPPVLSRLGAAGTPEAASGGLARLTRAERKVLDLLLTDLSYQEIANRLSLSPNTVKYHVRNIYRKAGCSSRQELCAACGRVDAESKQDNALPPDDFSRRAGERAGIET comes from the coding sequence GTGCTGGGGGTTGTCGGCACGCTGGCCAATGTGGCCGGCTTCACCGCCGCCTTCCGCGCGCCCCACGCGGCCTTCGCGGGGGCCGCGCTCCTCTTCGCCCTGACGCCGCCGGTCCTCTCCCGCCTCGGCGCCGCCGGCACCCCGGAGGCCGCCTCCGGCGGTCTCGCCCGGCTGACCCGCGCGGAACGGAAGGTGCTTGACCTCCTGCTCACGGACCTCTCCTACCAGGAAATAGCTAACCGTCTCTCCCTCTCACCCAATACGGTTAAGTACCACGTGCGGAACATCTACCGGAAGGCGGGGTGCAGCTCCCGGCAGGAGCTCTGCGCCGCGTGCGGCAGGGTGGACGCGGAAAGCAAGCAGGATAACGCCCTTCCCCCCGATGACTTTTCCCGCAGGGCGGGGGAAAGGGCCGGCATAGAGACGTAA
- a CDS encoding (2Fe-2S)-binding protein: MLDDDIIVCRCEEVTAGEVRAAMRAGCRSLAAIRRFTRAGMGLCQGRTCTLLLRQILLDEGEADAEITPPRPRPPVRVLSMENLKPVAPAFSPVAERQQER; this comes from the coding sequence TTGTTAGATGATGATATTATTGTTTGCCGCTGCGAAGAAGTGACCGCCGGCGAAGTCAGAGCTGCCATGCGGGCCGGCTGTCGTTCCTTGGCGGCCATCCGTCGTTTTACCAGGGCCGGCATGGGCCTGTGTCAAGGCCGGACCTGCACCTTGCTTTTGCGCCAGATTTTGCTGGATGAGGGTGAGGCGGACGCTGAAATCACACCGCCGCGCCCGCGGCCCCCGGTTAGGGTCCTCAGTATGGAAAACCTCAAGCCGGTGGCGCCGGCTTTTTCCCCTGTTGCTGAGCGGCAACAGGAGCGGTAA